In Rhinoraja longicauda isolate Sanriku21f chromosome 27, sRhiLon1.1, whole genome shotgun sequence, one DNA window encodes the following:
- the LOC144606606 gene encoding regulator of G-protein signaling 20-like, with protein MDSEQIQMRSLTSQADTVSQSSSRYTTQPNTCCLCWCCYCSCLTVKNEDIDDSSQKGSIISMKLESVQKQEERARPSVEEVTSWSQSFELLLQDPNGRKFLLEFLQSEHSDENILFWLACEELKQESCKSTIMEKAKSIYFDYISVLSPKEISIDASVREAINKKMAIPTTDIFDEAQVQVYALMHRDCYPRFLHSPVYKSLQEELSSSENALDSDV; from the exons ATGGATTCTGAACAAATACAGATGAGAAGCCTGACGTCACAGGCAGACACTGTTTCACAATCGTCTTCCCGATACACGACACAACCAAACACCTGCTGCCTCTGCTGGTGCTGCTACTGCTCCTG CCTAACTGTCAAGAATGAGGATATAGATGATAGCAGTCAAAAGGGTTCCATCATTTCCATGAAGTTGGAAAGTGTTCAGAAGCAAGAAGAAAG AGCGAGACCAAGTGTGGAAGAGGTCACCTCCTGGTCACAGTCCTTTGAACTCCTCCTGCAGGATCCCAATGGGAGGAAATTTCTATTGGAATTCCTACAGAGCGAACATAGTGATGAAAACATTCTTTTCTGGCTGGCCTGTGAAGAACTCAAGCAGGAAAGTTGCAAAAGCACCATTATGGAAAAAGCAAAATCAATATATTTTGATTATATCTCAGTCCTGTCTCCAAAGGAG ATCAGTATCGATGCTAGTGTGCGAGAAGCAATCAACAAAAAGATGGCAATACCAACAACAGACATCTTTGATGAGGCACAGGTGCAAGTGTACGCACTGATGCACAGGGACTGCTACCCTAGGTTCCTGCATTCACCAGTGTACAAATCACTTCAGGAAGAATTATCTTCCTCAGAGAATGCCCTGGACTCCGACgtgtga